From Estrella lausannensis, one genomic window encodes:
- the pcnB gene encoding polynucleotide adenylyltransferase PcnB yields MLPKTYLASDHDIDSRLIDEDALYVIETLRNAGHKAYLVGGSVRDLLTKKTPKDFDISTSAKPEEIKALFQRRCLLIGRRFRLAHIRFGHKVIEVATFRSGDTDSQDLITHDNRWGTEEEDVMRRDFTINGLFYDPSSHIVIDYVGGWEDTRKGILRSIGDPLNRFRQDPVRMIRILKFIARLGFKMSKDCADALQACKTEIVKSSPSRLLEEVLKMMESGFSFEFFKLLSAFGILELIFPDLYRFLKTKKGDEVYHYLRIIDQVHRKHPKAPLDRSILVSCLLYPALEQEIENEYIAKGTKPHLGQIIFASTDVIKNLITHSFSHFPRRLTHLASYILSTQYRFTPLTGKRHAKPKFTSHKEFPLALTFFKLRAVFNPTLTETYESWKKFHQQKTRPARGAHHPPPKRRQATDEESTVPEKEAIS; encoded by the coding sequence GTGCTGCCAAAGACATACCTTGCTTCAGACCATGACATCGACTCCCGGCTCATCGACGAAGACGCTCTTTATGTGATCGAGACGTTGAGAAACGCCGGACATAAGGCCTACTTGGTCGGGGGCAGCGTACGCGATCTGCTCACAAAAAAAACCCCAAAAGACTTCGACATCTCCACTTCCGCCAAGCCCGAGGAGATCAAAGCGCTGTTTCAAAGACGCTGCCTTCTGATCGGCAGACGTTTCCGCCTGGCGCACATCCGCTTTGGGCATAAGGTAATTGAAGTAGCCACTTTCAGATCAGGAGATACCGACAGCCAGGATCTCATCACCCACGACAACCGCTGGGGAACCGAAGAAGAAGACGTCATGCGCCGCGATTTTACGATCAACGGCCTGTTCTACGATCCTTCCAGCCACATCGTGATCGATTATGTGGGAGGATGGGAAGACACACGCAAAGGCATATTACGCTCCATTGGCGACCCCTTAAACCGCTTCCGCCAAGATCCTGTCCGCATGATTCGCATCCTGAAATTTATCGCGCGGCTCGGTTTTAAGATGTCCAAGGATTGCGCAGATGCCCTGCAGGCGTGTAAGACAGAGATTGTCAAAAGCTCCCCTTCCAGGTTGCTCGAAGAAGTGCTGAAAATGATGGAGTCAGGTTTCTCCTTCGAGTTCTTCAAGCTTCTCTCCGCCTTTGGCATTCTGGAGCTGATCTTTCCCGACCTTTACCGTTTCCTCAAAACAAAAAAGGGAGACGAGGTTTATCATTACCTGAGAATCATCGATCAGGTGCATCGGAAACATCCAAAAGCCCCTCTTGACCGCTCCATTTTGGTCAGCTGCCTGCTGTACCCGGCGCTCGAACAGGAAATTGAAAACGAGTATATCGCCAAAGGCACCAAGCCCCATCTCGGCCAGATTATCTTCGCTTCAACAGACGTGATCAAAAACCTGATTACCCACTCGTTTTCCCACTTCCCCAGAAGGCTGACACACCTTGCCTCCTATATCCTCTCGACGCAGTACCGGTTCACCCCGTTAACGGGAAAAAGGCATGCGAAACCCAAATTCACCTCCCACAAAGAGTTCCCGCTGGCGCTCACCTTCTTTAAACTAAGGGCTGTATTCAATCCCACCCTCACTGAAACCTATGAGTCGTGGAAGAAGTTCCATCAGCAGAAAACAAGACCCGCAAGAGGCGCCCACCACCCTCCCCCCAAAAGAAGGCAGGCAACCGATGAAGAGTCTACCGTTCCTGAAAAAGAGGCCATCTCTTAG
- a CDS encoding amino acid permease: MYQKEHFGRLIKGALLIAGTSIGGGMLALPVEMALGGFVPSIFIYFLTWWLMASTGLLLLEVSIWFKGEANLVTMAEKTLGTFGKVAAWALYLFLFYMLTLAYVTGCGGLLRSAFPELVSEAMAPFAFVFFFGPFVFAGARLVSRLNLFMMAGLFFFYFLFVWLGASQIQPALLTRMDWRLSLIGLPVAFTAFAYQGIVPTIAHYFKYEPRPARFAILIGSGLPFFAYVVWQALIMGIIPVDGAGGLHEAMLKGQNAVVPLKNFLHDGRIYVVGQFFSFFALITSFFGVAIGLQDFLADGLKVKKTAKGRFFLCLAIFIPPLLVTLYDPNMFLIALSLAGGVGCALLLGLLPVLMVFSGRYRLGIKGPYQFFGGKPLLIALAVFVVVELLLQIVAQLGLTNWMSPA, from the coding sequence ATGTATCAAAAAGAACATTTTGGACGACTGATTAAAGGAGCTCTCCTCATTGCCGGCACATCGATCGGAGGAGGGATGCTCGCCCTTCCGGTAGAGATGGCGCTCGGAGGCTTTGTCCCTTCCATTTTCATCTACTTTCTTACCTGGTGGCTGATGGCCTCAACAGGGCTGCTGCTGCTGGAAGTGTCTATCTGGTTTAAAGGCGAAGCTAACTTAGTGACGATGGCGGAAAAGACCCTAGGAACGTTTGGCAAGGTCGCTGCCTGGGCGCTCTATCTGTTTCTTTTTTACATGTTGACACTGGCTTATGTAACCGGATGCGGTGGGCTTTTGCGCTCGGCATTTCCGGAACTTGTGTCTGAGGCAATGGCGCCGTTTGCGTTTGTGTTCTTTTTCGGTCCGTTTGTCTTTGCAGGAGCGCGTCTTGTCAGCCGTCTGAACCTTTTCATGATGGCCGGTCTGTTCTTTTTCTACTTTCTGTTTGTCTGGCTGGGGGCATCGCAGATTCAGCCCGCACTGCTCACCCGCATGGACTGGCGTCTTTCGCTGATAGGTCTGCCTGTCGCTTTTACAGCTTTTGCCTATCAAGGGATTGTCCCCACGATCGCCCACTACTTCAAATACGAACCACGCCCTGCGCGGTTCGCAATTTTGATCGGCAGCGGGCTGCCATTTTTTGCTTATGTAGTATGGCAGGCGCTGATTATGGGAATTATCCCGGTGGACGGTGCCGGCGGACTGCATGAGGCGATGCTTAAAGGGCAGAACGCTGTAGTTCCCCTCAAGAATTTCTTGCATGATGGCAGAATCTATGTCGTCGGCCAGTTTTTCTCTTTTTTCGCCCTGATCACCTCATTTTTTGGCGTGGCTATCGGTCTTCAGGATTTTCTGGCGGACGGTCTGAAAGTGAAAAAGACAGCCAAAGGCCGATTTTTCCTTTGCCTCGCAATCTTCATCCCGCCTCTTTTAGTAACCCTGTACGATCCTAATATGTTCCTGATCGCCTTGAGTTTAGCGGGAGGAGTTGGCTGCGCCTTGCTTCTCGGCCTGCTACCGGTCCTGATGGTTTTTTCGGGGCGTTATCGTCTGGGTATCAAGGGGCCTTACCAGTTTTTTGGGGGCAAGCCCCTATTGATTGCTCTTGCCGTCTTTGTGGTTGTCGAGCTCCTCCTTCAGATAGTGGCTCAGCTGGGGCTGACCAATTGGATGTCTCCGGCTTGA
- a CDS encoding CAP domain-containing protein, translating into MSVHLTVVKPSAHLPSTNQHSSSVKPKKSAHALHRNISTHALEKAAAQEINAYRQSKGLKPLIFSHVLYTQASIHSKNMASGTVAFSHDGFKQRFKAVKSQEKVKSFAENVAFNQNAKSPSRTAVQGWIKSAGHHQNIVGDYNRTAIAVAAGPHGQYYFTQLFAKV; encoded by the coding sequence ATGTCTGTTCATTTGACCGTGGTAAAACCCTCTGCCCACCTTCCTAGTACGAATCAACACTCATCGTCTGTAAAGCCCAAAAAATCAGCGCACGCCCTCCATCGAAACATCAGCACGCACGCTCTTGAAAAAGCTGCTGCCCAAGAGATCAATGCATACCGTCAAAGCAAAGGCTTGAAGCCCCTAATCTTTTCTCATGTCCTTTATACACAGGCTTCTATTCATTCCAAAAACATGGCGTCAGGAACGGTTGCTTTCAGCCATGACGGTTTTAAGCAGCGCTTTAAAGCGGTTAAATCGCAGGAAAAGGTCAAAAGTTTTGCGGAGAATGTCGCGTTCAATCAAAACGCCAAGTCACCCAGTCGCACCGCCGTTCAAGGGTGGATCAAAAGTGCCGGACACCATCAGAACATTGTCGGAGACTACAATCGTACGGCGATTGCTGTTGCTGCAGGCCCGCACGGACAGTACTACTTCACCCAGCTCTTTGCCAAAGTCTAG
- the ftsY gene encoding signal recognition particle-docking protein FtsY, giving the protein MVLNFLKAGYEKVKEVLSRGQAFLGLKLRELFGKPISEETLDEIEKVLYEADIGPSLAGSLTELVRKEHIRNPQATPDDYLNLIKKAVTALLGASSSSFKESADPTLPTVILVVGINGSGKTTTIAKLSHYLKSQGKTVMLGACDTFRAAAQEQLDIWAERTGVSIVKGKPGSDPAAVAFDAYQAAKSRGCQYLIIDTAGRLQNKTHLMQELEKIKRILGKNAAEAPHETLLVIDANLGQNGIDQARVFHQFTPLTGIVLTKLDGSAKGGIVLAARQEIGVPVKFIGVGEGMDDLKPFDPESFAEALLGQ; this is encoded by the coding sequence ATGGTACTAAATTTTCTGAAAGCCGGTTATGAAAAGGTCAAAGAAGTCCTATCCCGGGGCCAAGCATTTCTTGGTCTGAAACTTAGAGAGCTCTTTGGCAAGCCGATCAGCGAAGAGACACTAGACGAGATCGAAAAGGTGCTCTACGAAGCCGATATAGGTCCCTCCCTAGCCGGCTCTTTGACCGAATTGGTGCGCAAGGAGCACATCCGCAATCCCCAGGCAACGCCGGACGATTACCTCAACTTGATCAAGAAGGCTGTCACCGCGCTGCTCGGCGCCTCTTCCTCCTCATTCAAAGAGTCTGCCGATCCCACACTCCCTACGGTAATTTTGGTTGTCGGAATCAACGGCAGCGGTAAAACAACGACCATTGCAAAGCTAAGCCACTACTTAAAATCCCAGGGCAAGACGGTCATGCTGGGGGCGTGCGACACCTTCAGGGCAGCGGCACAAGAACAGCTTGACATCTGGGCAGAGAGGACGGGTGTGAGCATCGTCAAAGGGAAGCCGGGCAGCGATCCGGCAGCAGTCGCCTTCGATGCCTACCAGGCCGCCAAATCCAGGGGGTGTCAATATCTGATCATCGACACCGCCGGCCGCCTGCAGAATAAAACTCACCTGATGCAAGAGCTTGAAAAAATTAAGCGCATCCTGGGGAAAAATGCAGCCGAAGCGCCCCATGAAACACTGCTTGTCATCGATGCAAATCTAGGCCAGAACGGGATCGATCAAGCACGTGTCTTCCATCAATTCACCCCCCTCACCGGGATCGTCCTGACTAAACTGGACGGCTCCGCGAAGGGCGGCATCGTTCTCGCTGCCCGTCAGGAAATCGGCGTACCGGTCAAATTTATCGGTGTTGGCGAGGGCATGGACGATCTCAAACCCTTCGATCCTGAATCTTTCGCTGAGGCGCTCCTTGGACAATAA
- a CDS encoding alpha/beta fold hydrolase, whose amino-acid sequence MKSLPFLKKRPSLSNLEILELSSDAADKSVPVVVYFALSAESSLTLDPFNQPVLELAENKVRCLSFTLPHHLRGDNPQDAMHKWAESLLQNPHFLDNYVQAVIRDLEYLEREGVLNLNKTALMGLSRGGYIALRVAAELSEIGATLAFAPLTGFPQLAEFQERFPSALMQAQSLTNFIPKLAGKTIKILIGNRDTRVGTRASFEFMEALVEECFSKGIRTPPVEMTVTPSIGHKGHGTSPDSFKEGARWLKSLF is encoded by the coding sequence ATGAAGAGTCTACCGTTCCTGAAAAAGAGGCCATCTCTTAGCAACCTTGAGATCTTGGAGCTGTCATCTGATGCAGCAGACAAAAGTGTTCCTGTCGTTGTCTATTTCGCTCTGTCCGCAGAAAGCAGTTTAACTCTCGATCCGTTCAACCAGCCGGTGCTCGAACTTGCCGAGAACAAAGTGCGCTGCCTCTCTTTTACATTGCCCCATCACTTACGAGGGGATAACCCGCAGGACGCAATGCATAAATGGGCAGAAAGCCTGCTTCAAAACCCTCATTTCCTCGACAATTATGTACAAGCGGTTATACGCGACTTAGAGTATCTCGAAAGAGAAGGAGTCTTGAATTTAAATAAAACCGCTTTGATGGGACTTTCCAGGGGAGGTTATATCGCTCTTCGAGTCGCCGCAGAACTTAGCGAGATCGGAGCGACGCTCGCCTTTGCGCCCCTGACCGGTTTTCCACAATTAGCAGAGTTTCAAGAGCGCTTCCCTAGCGCGCTGATGCAGGCCCAGTCACTCACGAACTTCATCCCGAAGCTTGCGGGCAAAACCATCAAGATTCTGATTGGCAACAGGGACACAAGAGTTGGAACGAGAGCTTCTTTTGAATTTATGGAAGCCCTCGTTGAAGAGTGCTTTAGCAAAGGCATCCGCACACCTCCCGTCGAGATGACGGTAACTCCATCCATAGGACACAAAGGCCACGGCACATCCCCGGATTCATTCAAAGAGGGGGCCCGCTGGCTCAAGAGCCTGTTCTAA
- the glmM gene encoding phosphoglucosamine mutase, with product MLLEAGKKIFGTDGVRGRANHFPMTVEIALALGRAAGYVFRKKAKKSRVVIGKDTRLSCYMFENALISGLCSMGVDTLMVGPLPTPGVAFITRAYRADAGVVISASHNSFQDNGIKFFNGDGFKLPDEMEEEIEKLIRDDKFDDFIPLENEIGKNFKVNDADGRYIEFAKGTFPRKQNLNGLKVALDCANGAAHRVAPLIFKELDAELYSYSINPNGLNINESCGSLHPALIQEAVKRHQAHIGIALDGDADRVILVDEKGAVVDGDTILAICARDLKESGNLHGNTVVSTVMANLGMIKALESIGVRVAQAQVGDRHVIQEMVRLGSNLGGEQSGHMIFADYNTTGDGLVSALQVLRIMIEKGKPLSELASFVERYPQVCVNVKVKAKPDLKTLSHVQDMIEQGKQKLKDRGRVLVRYSGTEKICRVMVEGQEETTVREIADMIADSVAKSIGDK from the coding sequence ATGCTTTTGGAAGCGGGAAAGAAAATATTTGGAACGGATGGCGTTCGCGGAAGGGCAAACCATTTCCCTATGACAGTCGAAATAGCGCTCGCTCTGGGAAGGGCGGCAGGCTATGTTTTCAGAAAAAAGGCTAAAAAAAGCCGCGTCGTCATCGGAAAAGATACCCGCCTCTCTTGCTACATGTTTGAAAACGCCCTGATTTCAGGTCTCTGCTCGATGGGAGTGGATACCTTGATGGTAGGCCCCTTGCCAACTCCGGGGGTGGCCTTTATTACCCGAGCCTATCGTGCCGACGCCGGCGTTGTTATCTCAGCCTCGCACAACTCTTTCCAAGATAACGGAATCAAATTTTTCAATGGGGACGGTTTTAAGCTTCCCGACGAGATGGAGGAGGAAATCGAAAAGTTGATCAGGGATGATAAATTTGACGACTTCATCCCTCTGGAAAACGAGATTGGTAAAAACTTTAAGGTTAATGACGCCGACGGCCGTTACATAGAATTTGCTAAAGGAACATTCCCAAGAAAGCAGAACTTAAATGGGTTGAAAGTGGCTCTCGACTGTGCCAATGGTGCGGCACACAGAGTAGCCCCCCTGATTTTCAAAGAACTGGATGCAGAGCTCTACAGCTATAGCATCAACCCTAACGGACTTAATATCAACGAATCGTGCGGTTCCCTGCATCCTGCGCTAATCCAGGAGGCCGTCAAGAGGCACCAGGCTCACATCGGCATTGCCCTTGATGGCGATGCCGACAGAGTCATTTTGGTTGACGAGAAGGGGGCAGTAGTTGACGGTGACACTATTTTGGCGATCTGCGCCAGGGATTTGAAAGAGAGCGGTAACTTGCATGGCAACACTGTTGTGTCGACAGTTATGGCCAATCTTGGAATGATCAAAGCTCTTGAGTCGATAGGCGTAAGGGTAGCCCAGGCGCAGGTAGGCGATCGTCACGTCATCCAGGAGATGGTCAGGCTCGGGTCGAATTTGGGCGGAGAGCAGAGCGGACATATGATTTTTGCCGACTACAACACGACAGGCGATGGCCTGGTATCGGCCCTGCAGGTTCTAAGAATTATGATCGAGAAGGGCAAGCCGCTCAGCGAGCTGGCTTCTTTCGTTGAGAGGTATCCGCAAGTGTGCGTCAACGTCAAAGTGAAGGCAAAACCCGACCTGAAAACGCTTTCGCATGTCCAGGACATGATCGAGCAGGGGAAGCAGAAGTTGAAAGACCGGGGAAGAGTGTTGGTGAGGTATTCTGGAACGGAGAAAATCTGCCGTGTCATGGTAGAGGGGCAAGAGGAGACGACTGTCAGAGAAATTGCGGACATGATCGCAGATTCAGTGGCAAAATCGATTGGAGATAAGTGA
- the glmS gene encoding glutamine--fructose-6-phosphate transaminase (isomerizing) has product MCGIFGYIGKKDPVKTAIDGLKRLEYRGYDSAGIAGVKDGKILFCKEVGKVAQLEKEVEKQQFSLDIAIAHTRWATHGEPTVPNAHPHVDMMGSLAVVHNGIIENYSEIKEALSAEGVRFSSETDTEVVAHLIAKNYKGDIIAAVQESVKRLKGAYALAIVHRDFPDRIIAVAHESPMVIGVGGQEAFVSSDPNAFAAFTKKVVFLSKSEIAVVEREKLAVYNVELQKISKEETELEISATDISKGHFEHYTLKEIFEQPVTVANAMSGRFSTDLGTALLNGIEDHLPNLGSTSRILILACGTSWHAGYVASYFFEEMAQIPVEVEISSEFRYKNPIVAPNTLVVAISQSGETADTIAAVRELKAKGARLLSICNVQGSTLARESDHTLFLNAGPEVGVCSTKAFTSQIVVLFLLSLFLARRRHMSRDEGKRVLAALTSLPDAIKSILNKSGEIERLAKKYAKFENFFFLGRQYMYPTALEGALKLKEISYINANGYPAGEMKHGPIALISPDCPTVALLGNKKTFDKMLSNLMEVRARKGEVIAITEEGFVKEISKITQDFIEVPQTIDELSPVLSTVVTQLFAYFVAKERGCDIDKPRNLAKSVTVE; this is encoded by the coding sequence ATGTGCGGGATTTTTGGATATATCGGGAAGAAAGACCCTGTCAAAACGGCGATTGACGGGCTGAAGCGCCTGGAGTACAGGGGTTACGACTCTGCCGGTATCGCCGGAGTAAAAGATGGGAAGATCCTTTTTTGCAAGGAGGTTGGCAAGGTCGCTCAGCTGGAGAAAGAGGTTGAAAAACAGCAATTTTCTTTAGATATCGCCATTGCTCACACCCGCTGGGCGACCCATGGAGAGCCAACGGTTCCCAATGCACATCCACACGTCGATATGATGGGTTCCTTGGCCGTTGTTCACAATGGTATCATAGAAAATTATTCCGAGATCAAAGAGGCTCTTTCCGCTGAAGGGGTGCGATTCAGTTCAGAGACTGACACCGAAGTTGTTGCTCACCTCATCGCGAAAAACTACAAAGGGGATATTATCGCAGCCGTGCAAGAGTCGGTCAAGAGGCTTAAGGGAGCCTACGCCCTCGCCATTGTCCACCGCGATTTTCCCGACAGAATCATTGCTGTTGCCCATGAGTCGCCCATGGTGATTGGAGTGGGTGGCCAGGAAGCTTTTGTCTCCTCGGACCCGAATGCATTTGCCGCCTTCACCAAGAAAGTAGTCTTTCTCTCCAAGTCGGAGATCGCTGTTGTGGAAAGGGAAAAGCTCGCCGTCTATAACGTTGAACTGCAAAAAATTTCCAAGGAAGAGACCGAACTTGAGATCTCGGCGACAGATATTTCCAAAGGCCATTTTGAACACTACACCTTGAAGGAAATTTTTGAGCAGCCTGTCACAGTTGCCAACGCCATGAGCGGCCGGTTCAGCACCGACCTGGGCACAGCCCTTTTGAACGGCATTGAAGATCATCTCCCGAACCTCGGATCGACGTCACGCATTCTCATTTTAGCGTGCGGCACATCGTGGCACGCAGGCTATGTAGCAAGCTACTTTTTCGAGGAGATGGCCCAGATCCCGGTCGAAGTGGAAATCTCGTCGGAGTTCCGCTATAAGAATCCGATCGTTGCGCCCAACACGTTAGTTGTTGCTATCAGTCAATCAGGAGAGACAGCCGACACCATCGCCGCTGTCAGGGAACTTAAAGCCAAGGGAGCGCGCCTGCTTTCAATCTGCAACGTTCAGGGTTCGACGCTCGCAAGAGAGTCGGATCACACCCTGTTTTTAAATGCCGGGCCTGAAGTGGGAGTCTGCTCGACGAAGGCTTTCACCAGCCAGATTGTTGTCTTGTTCCTCCTCTCTCTCTTCCTGGCCAGAAGAAGGCATATGAGCCGCGACGAGGGGAAAAGAGTGCTTGCAGCCCTCACGTCCTTGCCTGACGCTATCAAATCGATTTTGAATAAGAGCGGGGAGATCGAGAGGCTCGCCAAGAAATACGCCAAGTTCGAGAACTTCTTCTTTCTGGGGCGGCAGTACATGTATCCGACCGCTCTTGAAGGGGCGCTGAAACTAAAGGAAATCTCCTATATCAATGCCAATGGCTATCCCGCCGGAGAGATGAAGCATGGTCCCATAGCCCTTATCAGTCCGGATTGCCCGACCGTTGCGCTTCTCGGCAATAAAAAGACCTTTGACAAGATGCTCAGCAACCTGATGGAGGTTCGGGCACGAAAAGGCGAAGTGATTGCCATTACCGAGGAGGGATTCGTCAAGGAGATATCAAAAATTACGCAGGATTTCATCGAGGTTCCTCAAACGATCGATGAGCTCTCGCCCGTTTTGTCCACGGTTGTCACGCAGCTTTTCGCCTACTTTGTGGCTAAAGAGCGCGGCTGTGATATTGATAAGCCCAGAAATCTCGCCAAATCAGTTACGGTCGAATAA